The Thiomonas sp. FB-Cd genome includes a window with the following:
- the arsC gene encoding arsenate reductase (glutaredoxin) (This arsenate reductase requires both glutathione and glutaredoxin to convert arsenate to arsenite, after which the efflux transporter formed by ArsA and ArsB can extrude the arsenite from the cell, providing resistance.) — MIRMYHNPACGTSRNVLALIRNAGVEPDVIEYIKSPPDRATLIALLSAMNMAPRQLLRRKGTPYDELGLDDATVSDDALLDAMLAHPILIERPIVVTEYGTRLCRPSEAVLDILPQRQRGPFRKEDGDVVIDAQNRRVR, encoded by the coding sequence ATGATTCGCATGTATCACAACCCCGCCTGCGGCACCTCCAGAAATGTCCTGGCGCTGATTCGCAACGCTGGCGTCGAGCCCGACGTTATTGAATACATCAAATCTCCGCCTGATCGGGCCACCCTGATTGCATTGCTGAGCGCCATGAATATGGCGCCGCGCCAGCTGCTGAGGCGCAAGGGCACTCCCTATGATGAGCTTGGGCTGGATGATGCCACCGTGTCCGACGATGCCCTGCTCGACGCCATGCTCGCCCATCCGATCTTGATCGAGAGGCCAATCGTCGTCACCGAATATGGCACGCGGTTATGCCGCCCCTCCGAGGCCGTGCTCGACATCCTGCCGCAGCGGCAACGGGGACCCTTCCGCAAGGAAGATGGCGACGTCGTGATCGACGCGCAAAACCGACGCGTGCGCTGA
- a CDS encoding arsenic transporter: MLLALLIFIATLVFVIWQPRGLGIGWSALGGAAVALAAGVIQWNDIPVVWHIVWDATFTFVGLIIISLLLDEAGFFHWAALHVARWGGGRGRLLFPLIVLLGAVIAAFFANDGAALILTPIVLAMLLALGFSPKAALAFVMATGFVADTTSLPLVISNLVNIVSAGYFQLPFDRYASVMVPVDAVALAATLLILSVYFRRDIPRHYEIALLDAPSSAIRDPLVFRWAFPVLGLLLVAYFATAAYAVPVSFVTGIAAALMLALAGRWWRSGRGARIDVWKIVKGAPWQIVLFSLGMYLVVYGLRNAGLTLLLAHALESVGQHGVMAAALGTGIISAMLSAVMNNMPTVLIGALGIHQAQGVSGPVREAMVYANVIGCDLGPKFTPIGSLATLLWLHVLARKGMTISWGYYFRVGLLLTTPVLLATLTALALRLRLG; this comes from the coding sequence ATGCTCCTTGCACTCCTGATTTTCATCGCCACCCTTGTATTCGTCATCTGGCAACCCCGTGGTCTGGGCATCGGCTGGAGTGCACTCGGCGGTGCGGCCGTGGCACTGGCTGCAGGTGTCATTCAGTGGAACGACATTCCGGTGGTGTGGCACATCGTGTGGGATGCCACGTTCACCTTCGTTGGACTCATCATCATTTCCTTGCTGCTCGATGAGGCTGGTTTTTTCCACTGGGCCGCACTGCACGTGGCGCGCTGGGGTGGGGGCCGCGGACGGCTTCTCTTTCCCCTCATCGTCCTGCTCGGCGCGGTGATTGCGGCCTTCTTTGCCAACGATGGCGCAGCGCTGATCCTCACGCCCATCGTGTTGGCCATGTTGTTGGCGCTGGGCTTCTCGCCCAAGGCGGCGCTGGCCTTCGTCATGGCGACGGGGTTTGTCGCTGATACCACCTCATTGCCGCTGGTGATTTCCAATTTGGTCAATATAGTCAGCGCCGGGTATTTCCAGCTGCCCTTCGACCGCTACGCCAGCGTGATGGTGCCGGTGGACGCCGTGGCGCTTGCGGCAACCCTGCTGATTTTGTCTGTCTATTTCAGGCGCGACATTCCTCGGCACTACGAGATCGCATTGCTCGATGCGCCAAGCAGCGCGATCAGGGATCCGCTGGTCTTCCGTTGGGCCTTCCCCGTGCTCGGGTTACTGCTCGTGGCCTATTTCGCCACAGCCGCCTACGCCGTGCCGGTGTCTTTTGTTACGGGCATCGCTGCAGCCCTGATGCTGGCGCTGGCTGGGCGCTGGTGGCGCAGCGGACGGGGTGCGCGTATCGACGTGTGGAAGATCGTGAAGGGAGCGCCTTGGCAGATTGTGCTGTTCAGCCTGGGGATGTACCTGGTGGTCTACGGCTTGCGCAACGCTGGACTCACGTTGCTGCTGGCGCATGCGCTGGAATCGGTCGGGCAGCACGGAGTGATGGCAGCGGCGCTGGGAACAGGCATCATCAGCGCGATGCTTTCAGCGGTCATGAACAATATGCCCACGGTGCTGATCGGAGCCTTGGGCATTCATCAAGCTCAGGGCGTGAGCGGGCCCGTGCGCGAGGCCATGGTGTACGCGAACGTCATCGGCTGCGACCTGGGGCCGAAATTCACCCCCATCGGCAGTCTGGCTACGCTGCTGTGGCTGCACGTGCTGGCACGCAAGGGCATGACCATCAGTTGGGGTTATTACTTTCGTGTCGGCCTGCTATTGACCACGCCTGTCTTGCTCGCGACCCTCACAGCTCTGGCGCTGCGCCTGCGCTTGGGGTGA
- a CDS encoding arsenate reductase ArsC, protein MDKTYNVLVLCTGNSARSILGEALINTLGKGRFCAFSAGSHPGGTVNPYAIEQLRAIGYPTETLRSKSWDEFAAPGAPHMDFVFTVCDKAAGEMCPIWPGHPMTAQWGFEDPAAAQGTDADKRRAFAQVFRQIRNRVQSFVALPLDKLDAAAIKREIAKIGQMPVEQQEDARSATDSI, encoded by the coding sequence ATGGATAAGACCTATAACGTCCTGGTGCTGTGCACAGGCAATTCGGCCCGCTCGATCCTGGGCGAAGCGCTCATCAACACGCTGGGCAAGGGGCGGTTTTGCGCGTTCAGCGCGGGTAGTCACCCCGGTGGGACCGTGAACCCCTACGCAATCGAGCAACTGCGCGCCATCGGCTATCCCACCGAAACGCTGCGCAGCAAGAGCTGGGACGAGTTTGCCGCGCCGGGCGCGCCGCACATGGACTTCGTCTTCACCGTTTGCGACAAGGCTGCTGGGGAGATGTGTCCAATCTGGCCTGGCCATCCGATGACGGCGCAATGGGGCTTCGAAGACCCTGCTGCCGCGCAGGGCACTGATGCGGACAAGCGGCGAGCCTTCGCTCAGGTGTTTCGTCAAATTCGCAACCGGGTGCAGAGTTTCGTCGCGCTGCCGCTCGACAAGCTGGACGCGGCGGCCATCAAGCGCGAGATCGCGAAGATTGGCCAGATGCCGGTCGAGCAGCAAGAAGACGCACGGAGCGCGACAGACTCAATCTGA